The following coding sequences are from one Humulus lupulus chromosome X, drHumLupu1.1, whole genome shotgun sequence window:
- the LOC133806170 gene encoding PHD finger protein EHD3-like produces the protein MYHISCIEPAVEEIPPKSWYCAACTACGIRSHRENCVVCERMNKTVVKGVGNGSSCTNEEALELGDDSNCGTGEEKASKKSERIERCKICDSEIREDDDDIIICDGCDCAYHIYCLKPELTSFPKGQWFCRSCADKFHAIRTAKRAYENSENKQKKKRSERIMTFENHGKWKSKGIMGSDKGGGMEMLLTVVNTLNYEEDLAGI, from the exons ATGTATCACATATCCTGCATTGAACCAGCTGTTGAAGAGATTCCCCCAAAAAGTTGGTATTGTGCTGCTTGCACTGCCTGTGGAATTCGTTCACATCGTGAAAATTGTGTGGTGTGTGAGAGGATGAATAAGACTGTGGTTAAGGGTGTTGGTAATGGAAGTTCTTGTACAAATGAAGAGGCACTTGAACTGGGTGATGATTCAAACTGTGGTACAGGTGAAGAAAAAGCATCAAAAAAGAGTGAAAGGATAGAGCGCTGTAAAATTTGTGACAGTGAGATACGAGAAG atgatgatgatatcATTATATGTGATGGCTGCGATTGTGCGTACCATATCTATTGTCTGAAACCAGAACTGACTAGTTTTCCAAAGGGACAGTGGTTTTGCAGATCGTGTGCAGATAAATTTCACGCAATAAGGACAGCAAAAAGGGCATATGAGAATTctgaaaacaaacaaaaaaagaaaCGCAGTGAAAGAATAATGACATTTGAAAATCATGGAAAGTGGAAAAGTAAAGGAATCATGGGATCAGATAAAGGTGGAGGAATGGAGATGCTGTTAACTGTAGTCAATACTCTTAACTATGAAGAGGATTTGGCTGGCATTTAG